The DNA region TTAGACATTTGGAGTTCAAAATTTATATAAGGGATGATTTTCAATTTAATAAATAGTGgatttgaaaatattaattatcttctatatttattttttgatttatttaaatgatTGATGAAAAATTTTCTTAAGATTGAATTGATCATTCCATATTTGATACTCCTTGATTcatcaattttttctttttaaatcaatGACTGAGTGGAAAAcaatgataaaatattttttttaaaaaacaataggAATATCAAACCTCGAATTCTATTAGAGATCAATATTCGATTGtgttttaaattttgagttaaattttatattattcaaatttatttgataaaataattaagttgAGTCCGGTTAAAATAAATTGAACCATTAAAACgtcaagtttattttaatttttttatacatTTAACGTTAAACTTGATTCCTTTAAATACTATTGCAAGTTCTTAATTTGAATGTGTTTGATTGTGCGGATGCTTTGCCAAAGAGGGGCACCCtaacaaaatttcaaaagttaTTGCTAATCGtcatctatttaattcataatattttttatttttaaaaaaaagatattcAACTTTATGATGCCCATTCTCTACTTCGAATTTAATATGGCACAGGGAAAATTAATGACGATGTTTATTGTGGATCCACAATTGGCTGGCAACAGCATTAACAATGCCTCAGTAGGAGGAGCGTCTCTCGTACTGAAAGCCATTAATAAGTTTGTGTCTCTTTCCCTTTCTTGTTCAGTGATACGGCACCAATCCATTAGGAGGAGCAAGGTTGTTGTACATGGACGCACAGCAACTGCATTGAACATCTTACGCTTATTCATGTGCCATTATCAGAACCGTAACTTCCATGAGGCCAGAGAGGTAATCGCCTCAGGGCTCAATCCAATGAaggattcattttttttaattatactaaaaaaaaatgagagacaTGATCCTTAAATGGTCGTTAAACCTATTCTCATGGTTCTGAGACACACACCGACGCATGACTCTTCTTTGCACACAATTTCTTCTCCGGTGTTGCTCTTATTTGCACACGACTTCTTCTACGATGTTCTTTCTACCAAGGCACGGATCTACGGAACAAGAAGTAAacataatcttcttcttcaaCCATCTTCTTCGTCTTGTAACACATGACACTAATTGTGCAACAAGGATCATTTGTGTGACATAATCGCGTCGATTCTCGCTGTGGTTATCTCACTCGACGCGGGCTGGCGGTTGACCTTTACTCGCGTGACCTAATTGCATAGCATGAGGCTGTCACACGCTACCTCAGTCGCTTGTGCGAACTGCGACCTAATTGCATGGTGGTCACTACATGTCGCCTTGCTACTGTCTGCGACCACCGTATTGGTCTCAGTGTTACAGGATACACTAAATGAACTATCAATATTATCGATTGAGAAAGAAAAAGTTCGACAATTGAATTATGtagatttaataaatatttttatctctaaaatagCTAGATGAGTAGTAtttgtataattattttaaatatttattaactttttattgatataatatatttatttttagtttatttatatatttagtatatatgTTATTTATAAATTGAACTTTATTATTAGTTATCATAACGAAAGAATCattttttagtatacacttcgtGCATCGTCGAACACAAGTACAACTTTGGCCATTATGTGCTCGTTCCTATTCGCCAAATGACGCAAAGGGTGTGTTTAGTATCAAttaagaagatcacaagaacCATGAGTTCTGCTGGCCTTCGCCTACGAATTCGTCCAGTCTTGATTCGGAGCATCTAAATTAATCTAGGCGTCCGTGGATGACATGGTCCAGGCGCTTGAACtcatttagtaattttttttattttagggtATATTACATGTATTTAGGGTTCAAAATTTTAACATTTAGAAGTTGAGTTATAACGGATTTGAGTCCATAAGGTTTTTTTCTAGGGTTCAAGTTTCCCTCTTGGTTAtagtattcaaaataaaaaattttagatactcacaggatatattatatgtatttagggtttaagattttagATTTTAGACGTTGGGTTAGAATGAgtttaagctaataagatttttttCTAGGGTCCAAGTTTCCCTTATAGattatagttttaaaataaataatttaaggtACCCATTAgatataatatatgtatttgGTATGTTTTAGATTTAAGATTTaaggatttttttatttttaaaaataaaaaaaacaaagaatccAGGCACTTGGATTAAATACAGACGtcttgatcaattttttttttaaaaataaaaaaaatgaatcgaGATGCCTGAATTAATTCTAGATGCCTTGAGAAACTTGTTGTGGATATAGTAAACGGTCCGTAGTATATCATTacacactatatatatatatatatatatatatatacacacaccgaTACACGTGACTGTGCTATGCTAAAGACCATTCGTCATGTGCTCGCGTGCGCGACAATAATCTCGGCGCCTAGATTCatgtagtaattttttttttattttaagggATCCTTCATCTCTACTGGTGGAACCCCATAATACTAGGGGTTCCACCACTTGCAGAaagaaaaagggggggggggggggggggggaccgcCGATGCCGAACGACTGTGCTCTGCTAAAGACCATATGTGCTCACGTGCGTGACAATAATCTAGGCGCCTAGATTCATgtagtaatttttttttgttttattttaaggtatattatatatatttatgattcaAGATTTTAGGATTTAGCAGTTGGGTTACAATGTTTTTGAGTTAATAAGATTTTTCCTATAGAGTTTAGGTTTACTTATTGGGTTATAGtgctcaaaattaaaaattttagatgctcaatggtatattatatgtatttaagatttaaaattttaaaatttagaaactTGATTATACTAAGTTTAAGctaataaaatttttcctttaaGATTGAGACTACCTTTTTAAGTTATAATATTTAAGGTTAAAAAATTTAGACAAACGGGATATAGCGTtccttttttaagaaaatattgatttaaaatatgataaattatGATGATAAAAAATTATCACAATGTTAGCTGTAATGCATATCGATGCAATTAATGTATGCTGGGTTCTCCGTTACTTCCAACTCAGTAGACCTGAGGATTATAACCCATTATGACTTAGAAACTTACTTTTATAAATATGAtataaaggaagaaaaaaaaatgaaaaacttcTTCCTGTACATCTTTAATCCTCGAGTACTTAGCTTCTCTTGGACAAGACATTGTATTCTCAAAAGAGACAGTGCGATCGAGCCGAGAGTGTGGTGATGACCGACATCAATAGTATCTTCCATAATGCTgactataatataatatatatataaccgATATCAATAATGCTAATTAtgatataatattatattatatatatatataaatagtcATCTTCCATAATGCtaactatatatataatatatatatagtgCACAACTATATATAGGGTTCAGGCTTTAGTTAcagtattaaattttttttttttttagattttacctctggggTTTAGGCTTTCCAATTAAGTTATagtttttggttttaaaaaaaaattaatttaagtatttattgagtattgtaatatgttaaggggatatattaaggtattaaaaatttatataaggaaatgttaaattttttaattgattttttaaatttaaaatattaaaaaaatcaaaaaaataaaaaaaaaacggaGCGATCTCCTacgcgcgcgcacagtcgcgcactatatatatatatatatatatatagcattaTGGAAGATgactatttatatatatatatataatataatattatatgaTAGTTAGCATTATGTTTCATTATCTCATAAATACCACATTATTTTTCTATCTATTtaacaaatatttaatttatcATTAAAGAGATTTAATGTGTGGGTCTAATCAAactatataattaaatttaacaTGATTTCTATTAGCTAAGACCTTTGTTATGTGATGTGgtgaaaatattaataatttaattattgaaGTAAAATATGATATCGTTTATCCAAGCAATTCAGTTTATCCAAGAAATTCAATATTATCGTACCGTGCCGAGGGGGAGGACTCCTATTGTCTGAACCCCAATTGTGATTGAGTCATGATTAAtttgatatgttatcaaattaaaTGAGTTTAAATTATATCTTGTTGTGTTACTAATGTACGTGtttaaatgtgtagggacttaggagAACACACAAGTAGCCTATGGCTCAAAATCCGATGGAGTATGGTGAATGATGGTATGAGACACATGAGAGATTGGAAAGGATGAGGAATGCCAAAGATGACAAAAACTTGGCAGAAAGCacaagcgagaaggatgacacaagaaGAGAAACCTCAAACTCAGTGTATCTGAAGAACGAGAAGTTAtagaagagtactctggtggagcgagaaggatgacacaggagtgagcatccaagggatgagaagccgagagGAAGTATATGTAGGATGGAGACGTGCTAGtggggggtgggggtgaatagtgctcgtggctttcatgttCTTTTAAAAACAATTGGAGTAAAGCACAGTAaatttaagaaaaagaaaataagaaaatgctaatactttgatttacttgattcagagcatgtgacgactcctactccatggcccgCGATCGTTAATCTCTTtggttgggcaatccactagtaaTTCGAAAATGTTACAAGAATTATGAATAGGAACTACAATAAATTAAAGCTGTAAACTAAATTATACCGAAAACTCTTAAAGATCTAAAGTAGTGAGGATTCGGTCGTTGGAGGAGGGTATGGGTGTCGTGGAAGCATTTTCTGAGTAGCGCGTAAGACAAGAACTTCTTTAGATTGATGTTTTCTAGTTTCTGGTCGAAACCTTCTTTTATAGACCACTTTAGGGGCCTAGACCACCTCTGGGAGCTCGGACCATAACGTAGCCTTGCCAATCAGTGCGCGCTAGCTCACCGTGAAGATTGATTTTTTGTAGTCCAGGCATCTGGAGCgactccaggcgcttggaccgcCAGGGCGTTTGGCCAGGCACCCTGCTTTGGGCAAAGGCATCCTGAGTGTCCAGACCAACTCTGGGCGCCCAGACTCCCTCCGAGCACTCAGACCAccattttctatatttttattttttgcaaaataAGTTTAGtccagaaaaataatatttaaagaatgaCAAGTTTTGACAATCTTCGGACTGTccagtcctgactttgagtttcgttgaaactctaggtcggattgAAGTCTATTGTTCCCTCTTTGGAAAACACATCCTTACCTACTCctttcaggagaaattaccttttgtcaaACTGGTCCGCCAGACCATCTGGACTTTTACTTAACGttcgagacttcaggtcttcatgttgaacgtctgatccatgacccgtccagtcttccacctggtgtccatgcccctaggattttcacctagagtcctcgactctaggatttcacctaaAGTCCTCAAGCctccaagactttgcccagtcccccGGCCTAGGGCTTtgttgcctaatcgcagctaggactttccacctgcctaacagaagctaggacttttctttgcctaaaatcacttaagactttcctgcacacttagttcaacttgttagacaatAAGACAGTTTAACTTTGaactcctttgccattatcaaaacataagttcgatcatctggtgctctctGCACCAACAACATGTGCAAGGTAAGATGGTGAGATGAGTGTTGAGTGACCTGTAATTGGATGAGGGTAGACTCAACCTTAGGCGGACTCAAGAGTAGACAACTGAGTTAGAAGGTTCAGGCGACTAGAAAAAGGTTTTGGATTGGATCTTTTGGTCAATCAAACCAACCGGTTCGGTGACCAATACATAGGATAATCCTTATCTGTTTGCAGATTATCGTTAGAGTTGGATTGGTCAACTAGACATCAGGATTGGGCGACCAGAAGATACGTGGAAGCTGATCTAGCAACATGAATCCAATGTAAGCGGGATTAGGCGATGACTTGAGAAAGGAATCGGGTGACCGGATGACATGTGGCAGAAGATCCGAACAGTTTCCTAAGCTGACTAAGTTCTAGTTGATTGGAATGATGATCGGGCAACCAGAAGGATGTCACATTAGCAAAAGAATGAGCGAAAACTATCTCATGGATGATTGACTTGCATTGTCAGCATTTTCAATAGACAAAATGGACCATGTCAATACTTGACTatagtctacaaaagaaaacaaggatcTAAGTTAGAAGATACAACACACAACCATGACCAAAGCTTTAAGTGCATTCTGttttccttcctctttaattATTAACTTAAATGGTTGTAAAAGGTTCTCCACCTCTAGCACGTTATCGAAGAGGAGAAGGATAGTGGACGAGCATTCATGTGCATAGACCTTAAAGTAGCAACTTGGGGcttgtgaaccaagtaaaatactCATGCCCATCTCTCTTATGTTTTTAGCTTATTTTAATTGACgtgtgtccttgctaagtaaTTAGTAAAAAAAAAGATTGTTTAACATGAGATATACTATTCACTCCTCCTCTCTAGCGATCCAACCACTTCTACATCACCTACATTTATATGGTTTCTTCGTAAACAAATATTTCTTCAAAATTATTAGGTAAAAAGACATTTGAGAGTTTTAGTTGTCACATCTACCCATTAAAGCTAATAACTACTTATGATAATAATAATTGGGCATTATAATTTTAACAGCTAAATTAAATATCTTATTAAAATCAATACTTGATTGTTAATGAAATTTATCTATATAAGGTGAGTTTTGTGCCATTTAAGAAAACAATGAGATCAATATTTGTGGAAGACCATTTTGAATCAAGAATATTTGTAGAGAAAGTTGGGGGAACTAATGTCTAATAGCCATTTGGGAGGTGAGCATCTAATTTTTGCCATTATTACATGCCAACTTGGGTTCTTCATTGTCTATGTAAAGGTGCGTTGCACAAagggggcaatacctctcaacttCTAACATAAAAATAaggggaagagagaaagagatcacATGGAACAATGAGACAAAAATACACAGGAAAAAGTAAAtactaggaagaagaagaagaagaagaagaagaagaagaagaagagttactaTGGTTCGGCAACGTGCTTCTTTACAAAATGATCGAAGCTTTATTGGAATTATCTCTACATAAAAGAGTCCTCATCataatgatgcatgatactacTAATAGGTTTATAATTATCCCTATAAATAGTGCCCAAATTCCAACATGTCAAAATAGACCcaaaaaatcgtaacagaattctgttataaatttttttttaacataattcTATTACAAATAATCGTAATAGAATTTTTCtatcatttctttcttttcatatgTGACGTCCCTCGCATTGGCCTTCACTCAGATATGAGTCACTCATCAACAATCTGCATTTTAGCGAATATTCACTCATTTGAAGAACACTAGTATTTGAGCAAAAACTCTGCCTGGATCTCTAGATTCGGGCATCCTTCCTAGAGCATCTAGAGATAtgaatcaagttcaagcaatgcttgaacTTCTATGCGGTCACTGGCCTTGTCCAGTGTCGGACTTGTAATTTTGGGGTATGAGGCGAGCATCAAAAATGGTGCTCTCAAACCTTGATATTCATATATTTTTCAATTCAACGTAAATATAACCATATTTGTAACatgaattctaaaaattaaagatAAACAAAATATATCATACAAAATAATTTGTCATAAACAAATGAAGATAAAGTCAAGATGattcaaacaaaatataaaattcatattAGGAACAAGTATATAATCACTTGAAAATTGCTCGCCTCGCAGTTCTAGAAGCAAAAGTATTAATTAAGTTTGCATAATCAACTTTCTCAACCACTTTTTTCTCGATAGATAACATAGCCAAGCCATTTAGTCTTTCTTGTGACATAGTTGATCGGAGATAAGTTTTGATCAATTTCAACTTGGAAAAACTCCTTTCGGCATATGCAACTATAACTCGATAAGTGATATAAGCATTTGGATAACAATCATCCATTTTCTTCAAATAATTTAGCACATCAATCACTCTTTTTGAATCTCTTGGTAAAGAGTGTCTTAACAACTTTAGTTCTAGATATAAATCTGATCCATCAATATCGGAGTGACCATCATGTGTTAAAGAATCTTGAAGATTGACACATGAGTGCAAGAGACCATCATCATCAATAGACTTCAATTTCttcaaactaaataaaaatccaaatgtttctttatatttttgaaattgttcAAACCGAGTTTGAAGTGAAGAAAGAGCTTGATCAACTATAAATAAGAAGTAATTAACTCGAAAAGATTCTTTAGGAGATTGGGTTACCTCTTCCCTGTTGATTTCATCAAATTGTCTCTTTCTTCGAATGATGCGTTTTTCTCGAAAAATAGGTTCAATTCCCATTTCACTTGCAATATGTTCAGCTTCGATCAATGCTTGATCAAATCCAGATTCTCTAAATTCTTGGAGAGAAGAAATAAGTCCCTTTAATTGTCTAATAGCCATAACAATATCCATATTCTTTGCTTGGAGAAACTTACTAACAATGTTAAtatcatataacaacttgtaccaaaTTACCATTCCAGACACAAATTCAAAATTCTCAAGTTCAAATGATGTCAACCCCTCAGCTTCACTCTTTATTTTTGAGTCATCAGAAATGTTTGCTAAATCAATTAAAGCATCTCGTATTTTTGAAGTTTGATCTTTTATGGGCTTCACGCTTTCAACATGGCTTTCCCATCATGTTTATGATAATGGCTTGACTGTAAGACCTTGCACATGATCTTTGAAGATTTGCCACTGCTTGGTAGAAGAAGAGAATAACGAATATATGCGTTGTATAACACCGAAAAAAGACATTACTTTAGGAcaacatttcaccatatcacataATGTGAGATTAAGACTATGACATCCACATGGAGTGTAGAAAGCTCTAGGATTAATTTCAAGTAATCTACTCTGCACACCCTTGTGCTTTCCTTTCATATTAGATCCGTTGTCATATCATTGACCTCTTATATTATCAATGTCAAGTTCGAGATtgctcaaaatatttttaagctcTATAAAAAGCCCAAGCCCTGAAGTTtcattaacttttaaaaatcctATCCAAAATTCTTCAATCACTATTGCATTTTCTGAATCATCCACACATCTAATTACAAGAGGCATATGCTCCTCGTGACTTGCATCTGGAGTACAATCAAGTATGACAGTGAAATACTTTGCATGTTTAATTTTTGCAACAACTGAACTTCTTACTTCAGCCGCCAACATCTGTATCAATTCATTTTGGATTTTGGGCCCAAGATAAGTGTAATGAATCTTTTTTTCTTGAACACGCCGAAGGTGTTCCTCCATTATTGGATCAAATTCAGCAATTATTTCAATTAGCTGCAAAAAGATTCCATTATTCTCAATATAAAGCTTCTCATTATCTCCCCGGAGTACCAAATTATTTTTTACAATTCTTTGCACAACTGTAATTATTCTTTTCAATACTTGTTTCCAATGTTCTCTCTCTTTGTTAATTGTTACTTGCATATTTTCAtcaattgttttttttctttcaaagtcTTGTTTCTAACTCGATCCAACTAGTCATGCAATCAATATGATCTTTACTAGTTTCATGAAGATTGAGACATTAACTGATATTCTTCCAATCTTCGTATCCTTCATCAACTAGATGACCCAGTTTTATTGTGGTCCTTTGAGTCTTGAATAAtttgcaacagaaacagaagaccTTGTCCATTGAAATAGAATACACTAACCATCTTTTGTCACTTTTCTCACCATTTGACAACtgcctcttataatgtgatggaTTGAAGTGTCTTCCGGTATTATCAAGATGAAACAAAATACCATCATCTTTTCTATTACCTCTTTCAACTAGAAAGTCCCTAATATTTGGAATTTTGTCCCAATTTCCTGGATCATCAACATTTAAAGGAAACAAGATCTCTTGATTTATGTCTATATCACTGTCATTTTTAGGCATACTGGCTTCAcctttatcattttcaaattgtTTTGGATCTTTATTGTGAAGTTCATTCAATTCACTATGTTCTTGATCATTCAACTTATTATTAGTGTCATCCTGATTCATTTGTTCTACTAATTCTGTTTGCTTTGCTTTTTGGCTGCTAGTGAAATACTTATTAAGACTTCTTGCTTGGCTTTGAATTAAAgtttcttccttttgtttttcttccttttttctgCTCCAGACAATTGTTTTCTTATAGGAGGCATGTTTGCTAGAAGCCTAAATATTAATCTGCACCGATAGTTCATAGATTAAAATAGTTTCAACATCTAAATGCAGGAAAAATTCACTAAATCATAATACATGTAAATACCATCATGCTAAATCATATCATATTTTTATCTACTTAAAACTATGGCGACTTAAACGAAATGTTTATTAAGGGCTTGAACACCGAAAACATTCAACAAAAaagtcaaaaataataaaaatcagaGAAATTGGATGTCAATTAATATAGTTTTCCTTTAAGTTCAACTATCATTGGCATATTTAATATCAAGCCGCATTAGCATTTCAATAGCGTATCTTTAACAAGGGACAAAAGGTTATTGAATTAAATAAGAATTCATAAGATTAATGATAAGAAATGTGAGAGACAAAGAAAAAAAGAAGCAacagttgcatgacatataaaaatagaaagaaaGTGACCTACTTACCTTTTTTAAAG from Zingiber officinale cultivar Zhangliang chromosome 4B, Zo_v1.1, whole genome shotgun sequence includes:
- the LOC121978205 gene encoding uncharacterized protein LOC121978205, which translates into the protein MNQDDTNNKLNDQEHSELNELHNKDPKQFENDKGEASMPKNDSDIDINQEILFPLNVDDPGNWDKIPNIRDFLVERGNRKDDGILFHLDNTGRHFNPSHYKRQLSNGEKSDKRCKFLQAKNMDIVMAIRQLKGLISSLQEFRESGFDQALIEAEHIASEMGIEPIFREKRIIRRKRQFDEINREEVTQSPKESFRVNYFLFIVDQALSSLQTRFEQFQSYSCICRKEFFQVEIDQNLSPINYVTRKTKWLGYVIYREKSG